Proteins encoded within one genomic window of Ovis aries strain OAR_USU_Benz2616 breed Rambouillet chromosome 1, ARS-UI_Ramb_v3.0, whole genome shotgun sequence:
- the F11R gene encoding junctional adhesion molecule A, translating into MGTKAKVGSTELLLFTSMVLCFLALGRGAVQTYEPVVKVPENNPAKLSCSYSGFSSPRVEWKFTHGDIRGLVCYNNKITASYENRVTFSNSGITFHSVTRKDTGMYTCMVSDEGGNTYGEVTVQLIVLVPPSKPTVNVPSSVTIGTRAVLTCSEKDGSPPSEYRWFKDGVEMPVEPKSNRAFSNSSYTLNLKTGELIFDPVSASDTGDFTCEAQNGYQSPVKSDTVHMDAVELNVGGIVAAVLVTLILLGALIFGIWFAYNRGYFDRAKKGTSSKKVIYSQPSARSEGEFRQTSSFLV; encoded by the exons GCTTCCTGGCATTGGGCAGGGGTGCAGTGCAAACCTATGAACCGGTAGTCAAAGTTCCTGAGAATAACC CTGCCAAGCTGTCCTGCTCCTACTCGGGCTTCTCCTCGCCCCGTGTGGAGTGGAAGTTTACCCATGGTGATATCAGAGGTCTCGTTTGCTATAACAACAAAATCACAG CTTCCTATGAGAACCGAGTTACCTTCTCGAATAGTGGCATCACCTTCCATTCTGTGACCCGGAAAGACACGGGGATGTATACTTGTATGGTCTCTGATGAGGGCGGCAACACCTATGGGGAGGTCACCGTCCAGCTCATCGTGCTCG tgCCTCCATCCAAGCCTACAGTCAACGTCCCCTCCTCTGTTACCATTGGAACCCGAGCTGTGCTGACCTGCTCAGAGAAAGATGGTTCCCCACCATCTGAATACAGGTGGTTCAAGGATGGGGTAGAGATGCCTGTGGAGCCCAAGAGCAACCGTGCCTTCAGCAACTCTTCCTATACCCTGAACCTCAAGACAGGGGAGTTG ATCTTTGATCCTGTGTCGGCCTCTGATACTGGAGATTTCACCTGTGAGGCACAGAATGGCTATCAGTCCCCCGTGAAGTCAGACACCGTGCACATGGATGCTG TGGAGCTCAATGTCGGGGGCATCGTGGCAGCTGTCCTCGTAACGCTCATTCTCCTGGGAGCCTTAATTTTTGGCATCTGGTTCGCCTATAACCGAGGCTACTTTGACA GAGCAAAGAAAGG GACCTCCAGTAAGAAGGTAATTTACAGCCAGCCCAGTGCTCGAAGTGAA GGGGAGTTCAGACAGACCTCGTCATTCTTGGTGTGA